The Leptospira selangorensis genome segment TTTGTCCAATTCCAGATCTATATAATGTTTTCCTGATTCTAATCCGGAAAGTAAAGGTACTATATTCTCCATATTCCAAACGCCTAAACTTTTTAAGCTGGAATCTTCCGGTTGTCTATAGGTGAATACGCAAGACGCATTTAGGTCTTTTATTTTTTGTAAGATCTTTTCCGGAGCATCCTTTTCGGAACGAAATTGGTCCAAACGTATCTCTAAAAAATCGGCCTTAGGAAGAGTTTGTAATCCGAAAAACTCTTCTTCATTCAATGTTAGAATGATCCTTATTTTTTGAGAATCGTTTTGGCTCATCGGAAATCAGAGTCCTTTTTGTAAGAGATCGTGGATTGAAACGATCCCGAGCAAGGCCCCATCTTTCGAAACGATCGGAGCTACAGAAATAGGTTTTTCTCTTCTTTCCATGGACTGTAAAACATCGTAAGCCATGATCCCGCTTTCGAATACTGTAGGCTTAGGATTCATTAAATCTTTTGCTTTGATAGATTTATCCAATTTTCCATCATTTAATAATTTTCTAATATCGTAATCGGTCACGAATCCGATCAAGTTCCCGGCCCCATCCACGACTCCTGTTGCGCCTACGAGTTTTTTGGTGATTTCGGAAAGAACTTCTTCTAAACTTGCATCCGAACTAACTTTAGCAAGTTTGTCTCCCTTTCTCATTACATCGTCTACTTTTAGGGATAATCTTTTTCCGAGTCTTCCCGCAGGATGATATAATGCAAAATCCTCTTTTTGGAAATTTCTAAGTTCCATCAATGCCATTGCGATAGCATCTCCCAACATCAAAGCGATTGTCGTGCTGGAGGTGGGTGCGAGTTCTAAAGGACATGCTTCTTTTAATACGGGAGTTAAGATTACAATATCACAGTCTAAAGCCAATCTGGATTGAGGATTTGCAGTTAAACCTACCAATTTGGCTCCGATACTTTTTATGGTAGGAAGAAGGTTGAGTAATTCTTCACTTTCACCGCTCTTACCGATTGCGATGACCACATCTCCCTGAGCTAAAATTCCAGCATCACCGTGAGCAGCATCGGACGGATGAAGAAAATAGGAAGGAGTCCCTGTAGAAGATAAAGTAGATGCGATCTTTTTACCTACGTCTCCGGATTTTCCTACTCCAGTTACGATCACTTTTCCTTTAGATTGGAAGATGAGCTCGACTGCTTTTTCTACATTCGGATCTAGGTTTTCTCTAAAATGAAGGATTGCTTCGATCTCTGTATCCAAAGCTTTTTTAACTTTATCTAATGTATTTCCCACTTCTAATTCTCCTCGTCCGTTTCCAATAGTTCCGAATCCAATTCCAAGGATACCGTAGTATCCATTCCGGAAATAGAAACAAGAATAGAGGATTTACTTCCTTTTCGGATCACTCTGGCCCTTAAATTTTTGAATGGTCCGTTTTTGATCAGAACCTTTTTACCCGGAGCCAGTATTTTCTCCCTTTCGATCTTGATCCTATCCGGATACTCAGTTACGAGCTGGCGGATTGCATCAATATCTTCCTCATCGATTATGAGGGGAGTTTCTCCGACCGAAACAAATTTTACGACTCCTGCAGTTTCTAGGACTTTTAGCTTCTCTATTCTTATATCAATTTTTACGAATACATAAGAAGGAAAAACAGGGACCAGAACCGTTTTGATCCTATCAGACCATTGTTTTTTGGTCGAGATAATCGGCAAGTATTGGGTTATTCCCTTTTTGGAAAGTTCTAACGCTAACTTCTTCTCTGCCCTAGAATTTGTATAAACTGCATACCATGATTTAGAAGATTCACTCATCTGATTCAATGCGAAAGGATACTGGAATAATTATTATATTTCCTTCCGGCAGTTGAAATTTCCAGCTAGAAACTGATCTTCTAAACTGAGTTTCAAAAACCTTATATTTGCAAGGTTTGATCGTAGTAACTTTTCTGGCCGCTCCGTTAGGTCCGATCACCACTTCCCAAGAACAATCTGATTCCAATCTTTGCTCCAATGCTTCCGGCGGAAAATGGATCTCGTTTTTAAATCTTTCAATTTCTGCTTCCGGAGTTCCGGCAAGGCCGGAATTAGAAGAAGTATCCTGTCCTTCTCCCAAACTTTTGGGAAGTGAAAAGTGTAAACTTGGGATTTGTCCTTTGCTCAGGGTTAGTTTGATCTGCTCTGAAAAATTTTCAGGGCTTAGGCTTCGGATCAGATAATAAGATAAAAATAAGACAGCATGAACGGAAAGAGAGATGAAAAAAGAAACCCTGGATCCCATTGGATTAATACGTTTTTACAAGTATAATTCATATTGAATTTTTCTTGAATCGAATTTTTGGACCTATGAAACTCAGCCCGATGCACGGGTCAATGATAGAGATCATCTCGATTTTGCTAACCTGCTCTTTTGTAGGTTGGATCACAAACTATATAGCGGTACAAATGATCTTCTATCCTGTTAAGTTTAGAGGTTGGGGAATTTTTGGCTGGCAGGGAATTATTCCAAGACATTCTAAAAAAATGGCGGGACTCATTTCTGATGTAATGATGGAAAGATTGATCAGGCCTTATGATCTGTATAAAAAGATAGATCCTGTACAAATTTCAGATCTGATCCGAGACAGGATCGGAGAAAAATCCTCCTCCATAGTCAAAGATATATTTTTCGCAGACAACCCGGTAATTTGGAAGATGGTTCCGGAAGAAGCGAAACAAATTTTAGAAAAAGAGATCCGAGAGGACATTCCAAAAAAGATACAAGAGATTTATACGTCCTTCGGCAAAGATCTGGAAAGTATATTAGGGATTGGTGATTTAATTAAAGAATCTCTTTCGGGGGAAAATGCAAATGTTCTCTCTGAAATTTTCAGAAGATGTGGAGGTCCTGAGTTTAGATTTATCGTTCGTTCCGGAATCTATTTCGGTTTTCTGATCGGTTGTGTCCAAGTCTTGTTCATTGCATATTTGAACCAATGGTGGACCATGCCGTTGATGGGGATTTTTGTGGGTTACATCACCAATTGGCTTGCAATCCTTATGATCTTCTCTCCTCTACAGCCTAAAAACTTTATATTTTTCAAATACCAAGGTCTTTTCTTAAAAAGACAGATAGATGTTTCCAGAGAATTTGCATCTGTAGTTGCTTCTAAAATTTTAGATCCTGAAAGTTTGATAGGCGTGATCTTCAAAGGAAAAGGAGGAGATCTGATCATTACGGAACTTCTTTTAAAATCCAAAGAATTGATGGATGAGAAGTTAAAGAAAAAAATTCCTTATGCTTCTTTGATCTTAGGTTCTAAAAAGTTAGAAGAATTAAAGGAGAAGATCGCAAATTCTATTCTGGAATTAGTACCTGAAACCGCAGACAAGATGAAGGACTATATCGAAGAAAGATTAGAGATCGAAAAATTGGTCTTTGAAAATTTAAGTATACTACCTCCTGAAGAATTCGAACATCTTTTGCATTCGGTCTTCAAAGAAGATGAGGCTACGTTGATCAGTTTAGGTGCATTTCTTGGAGGTATTGCCGGATGTATCCAAGCATATCTCGTTTTTATAAAATAGGCGTATGGTCGGTTTTAAGATACATTCTTTTATAAAATAAACCGAAAGTATTATTCTTTATGTGAATTTTTTCGGGATTATTTCTCATTCATATTCCGATTTAATAAAATCAAGATGCGAGTATCCTAAATTCGCTATACCAAACTTACCTTCAAAAAATTACTGAAAATATGAGAAAGAACCTACCGATTACGGGCCGAGAAATTCAATTCGCTGAATCGGCAGTAATTATTTCCAGAACGGACTCAAAAGGAAAGATCACTTATGTTTCCCAAGACTTTGCGGATGTAAGCGGTTTTTCAGAAGAGGAGATGCTAGGCCAACCTCATAATATTGTCCGCCATCCGGATATACCGTCTGCAGTTTATAAGGACCTTTGGGACACTGTTCAATCCGGCCGTCCTTGGAATGCGATCGTTAAAAATCGCGCAAAGAATGGAGATCATTATTGGGTGGATGCCACTGTTACTCCTGTTCTTGAAAACGGAGTGATCACCGGCTATATGTCTGTTCGTAAGAAAACGTCCAGGCAACAAATAGAGAAGGCAGAAAAACTTTTTGCCAGAATGAACGGAGAGTCCCAGCTCATTAGATCATTCCTCTCTTTTATAAATTCCCTTCGAGTGAAATTCGGATATCTGGGCCTTGTGGCTTTCACGTTCGCATGTATATTCGTTCCTTCTTCATATTTAGGTTTAAAATTATTTTTAACGGATCCGGTTGCTGCTAGCGTATCATTTCTGACAGTCGTTCTGGGATTTTCACTTTGTTTAAAAGCTCTCTATAGTTTAAAAAAGAAAATGTCTGAAACTTTAGAGATCGTGGGCAAGGTAGTGAATGGAAATCTTGCTTCTGAATTTCCTAGGAAAGAAGGGGTCGAAGATGCAGACAGAATTTATTCCAATTTCAGATGTATGACCATCAGTCTTTGGGGACTTCTGGTCCAAATGAAAGAGAACTACCAAAGAAACCTAAAATTGTATGAGGAACTTTTTCAATCAGTAGGTTCTTTCGAAAGAGTTTCTCAAAAGCAGGCGCATGCTGTGCAAGAAACTGCAGCGGCTTCTCATGAACTTTCGAAAACGATCGATGAGATCGTACTAACTATCAGTGAACAAACCAGAAGTTTATCCAATGTAAATGATAGTATAGGTTCCATTGATGTTTCTTTGGGAGAAACTTCAAAGTCTATGCAAAACTTGGAGTCTCAAGCGGGGAATGTAGCGGATAAAGCCGACCAAGCAAAACAAATCTTTAATGAAGCGATCCAATCCATGGAACAGATACGTTCTTATTCCAATGATATCAATAAGATCGTAGGTATTATAACAAGCATTTCCGAAAGAACGAATATGCTCGCATTAAATGCTTCTATAGAATCTGCAAGAGCTGGAGAAGCAGGAAAAGGATTTTCGGTCGTTGCAGATGAGATCTCCAAGCTTGCTGAACAAACTAAATCAAGTATCAAAGATATCACTCACCTTGTAAAAAGTACATCCAACTCGGTAGAAGAAGGCGCGCTGAAAGTCGGGCAATCTGTAGATGTATTTGAAAATCTTCAGAACTATATAGAAGAAGTTCATAATTCCGCTTCTAAGGTAAAAGGTCTTTTATTAGAACAATCCAAACGACTTGGAGAGATTCGTAGTAGCTCCGATCAGGTTTTGGTTTTAGGAAAAATGATGTCAGGAACTTCCGAACAACAAAAACTTTCTGCAGGCGAGATTTCGGATTCTATGAGCGCAATCTCCAAATCGGCAGAAGACATAGCCGCAACTTCCGAAAATATCAGACATTCAGTGAAGGATACCCTGGAACATTCCCAAAAATTTGGCGGAATTTTGAGTCATTTTAAAACGGATTGAATCCAAAAAACCGGGTGATTTTCATCCGGTTCTTCTTCATTTACCCATAGGAATTCATACAAAAAAGCCGATATCTATTTTAGAATGGAGAATCGTTTCCTAAGGCTTGCACTTTTACTCGCGATCATAGTGACTCTTCTTTCCTATTGGAATCATGGATGGGTTTCTTATTTAAAAGACTTCGTGGTATTTATTCATGAAGCAGGTCATGCGATCGCAACTTTGATCTCCGGCGGATCCGTTCAGATGATAGAACTGAATGGAGATGAAGCGGGACAAACTGTCGCATCTCCTACATCCGGTAAAAGTCCTTTTATATTCGTAGTTTCTGCAGGTTATTTAGGCTCTTGTTTGGTCGGAGGGTTTTTGATCAACAGAGGATTCAAAGGAAGCCTTGTCCGTCCTACCTTATTACTCTTGGGAGGGGCTGTTTTATTACTCACTTTAAAGTACACTTCTTCCGGAGGGCTTGCTCAAAGAACAGGTTTACTTTGGGGAATTTTTCTTTTGGTCTCTTCTTTCCTTCCATTCGGTTGGGATAGATTAATCACCGTATTTTTAGGGACTAGCGTTAGTTTATATAGTTTATACGATCTTTTAGATTTTACCGAGAATGTTCAAAATACTGATGCGGGTAT includes the following:
- a CDS encoding KpsF/GutQ family sugar-phosphate isomerase; translated protein: MGNTLDKVKKALDTEIEAILHFRENLDPNVEKAVELIFQSKGKVIVTGVGKSGDVGKKIASTLSSTGTPSYFLHPSDAAHGDAGILAQGDVVIAIGKSGESEELLNLLPTIKSIGAKLVGLTANPQSRLALDCDIVILTPVLKEACPLELAPTSSTTIALMLGDAIAMALMELRNFQKEDFALYHPAGRLGKRLSLKVDDVMRKGDKLAKVSSDASLEEVLSEITKKLVGATGVVDGAGNLIGFVTDYDIRKLLNDGKLDKSIKAKDLMNPKPTVFESGIMAYDVLQSMERREKPISVAPIVSKDGALLGIVSIHDLLQKGL
- a CDS encoding UpxY family transcription antiterminator yields the protein MSESSKSWYAVYTNSRAEKKLALELSKKGITQYLPIISTKKQWSDRIKTVLVPVFPSYVFVKIDIRIEKLKVLETAGVVKFVSVGETPLIIDEEDIDAIRQLVTEYPDRIKIEREKILAPGKKVLIKNGPFKNLRARVIRKGSKSSILVSISGMDTTVSLELDSELLETDEEN
- a CDS encoding LIC_10042 family TonB-like protein yields the protein MGSRVSFFISLSVHAVLFLSYYLIRSLSPENFSEQIKLTLSKGQIPSLHFSLPKSLGEGQDTSSNSGLAGTPEAEIERFKNEIHFPPEALEQRLESDCSWEVVIGPNGAARKVTTIKPCKYKVFETQFRRSVSSWKFQLPEGNIIIIPVSFRIESDE
- a CDS encoding DUF445 domain-containing protein, producing the protein MKLSPMHGSMIEIISILLTCSFVGWITNYIAVQMIFYPVKFRGWGIFGWQGIIPRHSKKMAGLISDVMMERLIRPYDLYKKIDPVQISDLIRDRIGEKSSSIVKDIFFADNPVIWKMVPEEAKQILEKEIREDIPKKIQEIYTSFGKDLESILGIGDLIKESLSGENANVLSEIFRRCGGPEFRFIVRSGIYFGFLIGCVQVLFIAYLNQWWTMPLMGIFVGYITNWLAILMIFSPLQPKNFIFFKYQGLFLKRQIDVSREFASVVASKILDPESLIGVIFKGKGGDLIITELLLKSKELMDEKLKKKIPYASLILGSKKLEELKEKIANSILELVPETADKMKDYIEERLEIEKLVFENLSILPPEEFEHLLHSVFKEDEATLISLGAFLGGIAGCIQAYLVFIK
- a CDS encoding methyl-accepting chemotaxis protein; this encodes MRKNLPITGREIQFAESAVIISRTDSKGKITYVSQDFADVSGFSEEEMLGQPHNIVRHPDIPSAVYKDLWDTVQSGRPWNAIVKNRAKNGDHYWVDATVTPVLENGVITGYMSVRKKTSRQQIEKAEKLFARMNGESQLIRSFLSFINSLRVKFGYLGLVAFTFACIFVPSSYLGLKLFLTDPVAASVSFLTVVLGFSLCLKALYSLKKKMSETLEIVGKVVNGNLASEFPRKEGVEDADRIYSNFRCMTISLWGLLVQMKENYQRNLKLYEELFQSVGSFERVSQKQAHAVQETAAASHELSKTIDEIVLTISEQTRSLSNVNDSIGSIDVSLGETSKSMQNLESQAGNVADKADQAKQIFNEAIQSMEQIRSYSNDINKIVGIITSISERTNMLALNASIESARAGEAGKGFSVVADEISKLAEQTKSSIKDITHLVKSTSNSVEEGALKVGQSVDVFENLQNYIEEVHNSASKVKGLLLEQSKRLGEIRSSSDQVLVLGKMMSGTSEQQKLSAGEISDSMSAISKSAEDIAATSENIRHSVKDTLEHSQKFGGILSHFKTD
- a CDS encoding M50 family metallopeptidase: MENRFLRLALLLAIIVTLLSYWNHGWVSYLKDFVVFIHEAGHAIATLISGGSVQMIELNGDEAGQTVASPTSGKSPFIFVVSAGYLGSCLVGGFLINRGFKGSLVRPTLLLLGGAVLLLTLKYTSSGGLAQRTGLLWGIFLLVSSFLPFGWDRLITVFLGTSVSLYSLYDLLDFTENVQNTDAGILAYWATGTSPGGTVPKSVLFLGYLIALLWSFFSVSIIFFSLKRAVAPRPVPDETPGFDEGPVLGLDNPFPGEVTPEVLEWFLSRGLDLNGKPLPPEFMDIERIDG